One genomic window of Osmia bicornis bicornis chromosome 3, iOsmBic2.1, whole genome shotgun sequence includes the following:
- the LOC114870974 gene encoding transmembrane protein 147 produces the protein MNINNTENMTLYHFGNCLALVYVPYYLTYKYSGLSEYGAFWKCIQAGGIYIFTQLVKMLALATFFPTADSVGEEGFDIIGEFLKSSIDLADLVGILLVLNSIPGKGHAKVLTAGVGWAGAEVLLTRFLLLWVGARGAEFDWKYIQKSLESNINLVQHITMATLVWLWSRHDLKRGLVPIVVSMLILTVYRQLVLDFLIVFFLTGPWSTLIVKAITTFIMGITTLYIYADLAHSIGIF, from the exons atgaacataAATAATACTGAAAATATGACATTATATCATTTCGGAAATTGTTTAGCTTTAGTATATGTTCCATATTACCTTACTTACAAATATTCAGGCCT ATCTGAATATGGTGCATTTTGGAAATGCATTCAAGCTGGGGGTATTTATATATTCACTCAATTAGTAAAAATGCTTGCGCTTGCTACTTTCTTTCCTACAGCTGACAGTGTAGGAGAAGAAGGTTTTGATATAATTGGT gaatttttaaaatcatcAATAGATTTAGCTGACTTAGTAGgaatattattagtattaaatAGTATACCTGGTAAGGGACATGCAAAAGTCTTAACTGCTGGAGTTGGATGGGCTGGAGCTGAAGTATTGCTTACTAGATTTCTTTTGTTATGGGTTGGAGCAAGAGGTGCAGAATTTGATTGGAAATACATTCAGAAGAGTCTTGAATCTAATATTAATTTA GTGCAACATATAACTATGGCAACACTTGTATGGTTATGGTCAAGGCATGATTTAAAACGAGGTTTAGTTCCAATAGTAGTTAGCATGCTCATACTTACTGTCTATAGGCAGCTTGTGTTAGATTTTCTTATAGTATTTTTCTTAACTGGCCCATGGTCAACTCTTATTGTTAAAGCTATTACCACATTTATTATGGGTATTACAACATTATATATTTATGCAGATCTTGCTCATTCTATTGGTATcttttga
- the LOC114871247 gene encoding DDB1- and CUL4-associated factor 8-like, giving the protein MDVKDYHKVCEEVYDTEPSTSKEDTVNSLQNIALEEMNNISKGNEVEINELKMEVETLEAVDQTQAESKVIQEVIEPSIDDKCDVNTKDIFGPTEDKETVIETSFSIVNSNVSSEPTTSQDNTPSSSNDIESSGSPSNDQNKIKRSISKGQVNGDSGISMEKSGNSSDEDSSKRQKLNETVSSKSKSDDENVDNVPKFHKLKSKVKKRNYRSKRPPAGENADSCNEGSTEDVEMRQETEESTTSRGAENRERGLETNSDGPDVEDADGNDSNEWTTASEEELEEAEEDIPACLKKEKPKPNWFVVPEIIHREMGNNPLFQRRYYGSLHVVERLELAYKLEEHQGCVNALNFNQRGNLLASGSDDLAVVIWDWAKGKKHHSFDSGHRSNMFQAKWLPFHVEYLMATCARDGQVRLLDVRRGTSRRIAMHHAPTHKLAVHPDAPHVIISVGEDAKVLSIDIREEKPTKLLAVKDGSSDVQLYSVHSNPLNSNEFCVGGRSQVVRIYDRRKVSAPLHKLCPDHLAGNKHAHVTCAVYNYNGTEVLASYNDEDIYLFDTVMPQTGDFAHRYQGHRNNATVKGVNFFGPKSEFVISGSDCGYIFIWDKNTEAIVNWMPGDEQGVVNCLEPHPHIPILATSGLDFDVKIWVPSCEHPPNLTKLASCVKSNAINRAEDTANESDAFDGQMLWILLRTIRHAERIRNHSARRGSSDRNRNVADDDDEDDNVDDSSDDNDSSDHSDSQSEGDGIRTLQCPPS; this is encoded by the exons ATGGATGTTAAGGATTATCACAAGGTGTGTGAGGAAGTATATGATACTGAACCTTCTACATCTAAAGAGGATACTGTAAAcagtttacaaaatattgCGTTAGAAGAAATGAACAATATCTCAAAAGGTAATGAAGTTGAAATAAATGAGCTAAAAATGGAAGTTGAAACATTAGAAGCAGTAGATCAAACTCAAGCTGAAAGTAAAGTAATTCAAGAAGTTATTGAACCTTCTATTGATGATAAATGTGATGTTAATACAAAAGATATATTTGGACCAACTGAAGACAAAGAAACAGTTATAGAAACATCCTTTTCTATTGTAAATTCAAATGTTTCATCAGAACCAACAACCTCACAGGACAATACTCCTTCTTCCTCAAATGACATTGAATCAAGCGGTTCACCTTCTAAtgatcaaaataaaattaaacgaagTATTTCCAAAG GTCAAGTAAATGGTGATAGTGGCATTTCAATGGAAAAATCTGGTAATAGTTCTGATGAAGATTCAAGTAAGCGGCAAAAGCTGAATGAAACCGTGTCTAGTAAATCAAAATCTGACGATGAAAATGTAGATAATGTACCAAAGTTTCATAAGTTAAAGTCCAAAGTAAAAAAACGTAATTATCGCAGTAAGAGACCTCCAGCAGGAGAAAATGCAGATAGTTGCAATGAAGGAAGTACTGAAGATGTTGAAATGAGACAAG AAACAGAGGAAAGCACAACATCTAGAGGAGCAGAAAATCGTGAACGGGGATTGGAAACAAATAGTGATGGTCCAGATGTTGAAGATGCAG ATGGAAATGATTCAAATGAATGGACAACAGCCAGTGAAGAAGAGTtagaagaagcagaagaagatATTCCTGCTtgtttaaagaaagaaaagccAAAGCCAAACTGGTTTGTAGTGCCAGAAATTATTCACCGTGAAATGGGCAACAATCCATTATTTCAACGTCGATATTATGGTTCCTTGCATGTCGTAGAACGTTTAGAACTTGCGTATAAACTCGAAGAACATCAG ggCTGTGTTAAtgctttaaattttaatcaaagaGGAAATTTACTAGCTAGTGGTTCAGATGATTTGGCTGTAGTTATATGGGACTGGGCAAAAGGGAAAAAGCATCATTCTTTTGATAGCGGTCATAGAAGTAACATGTTTCAG GCAAAATGGTTACCATTTCATGTAGAATATTTAATGGCTACGTGTGCTCGTGATGGACAAGTACGTTTATTAGATGTTAGACGTGGTACATCACGAAGAATAGCAATGCATCACGCGCCTACTCATAAACTTGCAGTTCATCCAGATGCACCTCATGTTATAATTTCTGTTGGTGAAGATGCTAAAGTGTTATCTATAGATATTAGAGAAGAAAAACCAACAAA ATTGCTAGCGGTGAAAGATGGGTCTTCTGATGTGCAATTGTACAGTGTTCATTCAAACCCGCTTAATAGTAATGAATTTTGTGTTGGTGGTCGGTCTCAAGTGGTTAGAATATATGATCGACGAAAAGTGTCTGCACCGTTACATAAATTATGTCCTGATCATTTG GCTGGGAATAAACATGCACACGTAACTTGCGctgtatataattataatgGAACCGAAGTTCTTGCATCTTATAACGACGAAGACATATATCTGTTTGATACAGTGATGCCTCAAACTGGAGATTTTGCTCATCGATACCAAGGTCATAGAAATAATGCCACTG TGAAAGGTGTAAACTTTTTCGGACCAAAAAGTGAATTTGTTATATCTGGATCGGATTGTGGATACATATTTATCTGGGACAAGAATACTGAAGCCATAGTAAATTGGATGCCCGGTGATGAACAAGGAGTG GTAAACTGTTTGGAACCTCATCCACATATTCCTATCCTTGCAACAAGTGGACTTGATTTTGATGTGAAAATATGGGTGCCTTCTTGTGAACATCCTCCAAACTTAACAAAGCTAGCAagt TGTGTTAAATCCAATGCGATTAATAGAGCAGAAGATACTGCTAATGAATCTGATGCATTTGATGGTCAGATGCTTTGGATATTGCTAAGAACCATCCGTCATGCAGAAAGAATAAGA AATCACAGTGCACGTAGAGGTTCTAGTGATCGAAATCGGAATGTGGCGGATGATGATGATGAGGATGATAATGTTGATGATTCTTCGGATGACAACGATTCTTCCGATCATAGTGATAGTCAGTCAGAGGGAGATGGAATTAGAACATTACAGTGCCCTCCATCATAG
- the LOC114870962 gene encoding acylglycerol kinase, mitochondrial, protein MAKVLTFCRTIRNNWKKSLVGAALLTYGVSYSKDVYDTKQLMREYCKSISQYGDNSLPTNLKPRHVTVILNPVAKKGKAKKLFKDYCEPLLHLAGIAVTILQTESENAARKLIMDLDTPTDAIIVAGGDGTLSDVLTGLVRKYNANLNSVKQCPIGILPLGQTSKIAKSLYHEYDHLSDVKQILEATIAIISEKYKMMDIIEIEPIEHNPEEPVKPIYAMGAIEWGAWQDAHALIKKYWYWGPLKKYVTYILNGYKMNLNQYCNAMIKYTPPCEGCSRCSQKNFLNVPSNMNKRWWHVFVPRNPITEDTIDYSKVINENCGIFHELSVSTSELHIEASNINKLQVASPSSLKIEIGPKNINYLSFMTQGWKQENSNKLECEQIVEAKNIELIPQRVDKECTLHIDNDEYELKPININLISRAVKVFYSELDS, encoded by the exons ATGGCCAAGGTATTGACTTTTTGTCGAACTATTAGGAATAACTGGAAGAAATCTCTTGTAGGAGCTGCACTTTTAACATATGGAGTTTCATATAGTAAAGATGTATATGA cACAAAACAATTAATGAGAGAATATTGTAAGAGTATATCACAATATGGTGATAACTCACTTCCAACAAATTTAAAGCCTCGACATGTGACTGTTATTTTGAATCCAGTTGCTAAAAAAGG GAAAgctaaaaaattgtttaaagaTTATTGTGAGCCTCTTTTACACTTAGCTGGAATAGCTGTGACCATATTACAAACTGAATCAGAAAATGCAGCTAGAAAGCTTATTATGGATTTAGATACACCTACAGATGCCATCATTGTGGCAGGAGGAGATGGTACTTTGTCTGATGTTTTGACAGGATTAGTCAGAAAATATAATGCTAATCTTAATTCAGTTAAACAATGTCCTATTGGTATTCTGCCATTAGGACAAACAAGCAAAATTGCAAAATCCTTATATCATGAATATGATCATTTGTCTGACGTGAAACAGATATTAGAAGCAACAATAGCAATTATAAGtgagaaatataaaatgatggatataattgaaattgaacCTATTGAA CATAATCCTGAAGAACCAGTAAAACCAATCTATGCTATGGGAGCAATCGAATGGGGTGCTTGGCAAGATGCACatgctttaattaaaaagtattgGTATTGGGGACCTTTAAAAAA aTATGTAACTTACATATTGAATggttataaaatgaatttaaatcaGTACTGCAATGCaatgataaaatatacacCCCCATGTGAAGGTTGCTCTCGCTGTAGTCAAAAGAACTTTTTAAATGTACCTAGTAACATGAATAAAAGATGGTGGCATGTTTTTGTTCCAAGAAATCCTATCACAGAAG ATACTATTGACTATAGTAAggtaataaatgaaaattgtggCATTTTTCATGAACTATCTGTTTCAACAAGCGAATTGCATATAGAAGCATCTAATATAAATAAGCTACAGGTTGCATCACCATCAtctttaaaaatagaaatag GTccaaagaatattaattatctttCATTTATGACCCAAGGATGGAAACAAGAAAACAGTAATAAATTAGAATGCGAACAAATTGTAGAGGCAAAGAACATTGAACTAATTCCACAAAGG GTGGACAAAGAATGTACATTACACATTGATAATGATGAATATGAACTCAAACCAATTAACATTAACTTAATTTCTCGAGCGGTGAAAGTATTTTATTCTGAATTAGATAGTTAa
- the LOC123987641 gene encoding protein lethal(2)denticleless, with the protein MNLVHSIVEREKGCASIRDYDIALYRLKCYQDDVYRGITPNTNALDFNPEPPVFACRFCTTEGYEQIIALANEDGKIALQDISIKKGSNQPLEGTQAHCNAIFDVAWMPGELKLVTASGDHTARLWDVSGSEIKQIDYFHAHTRSVKTAVFRYQDKAVFATGARDGSIMIWDIRANHYERPKPDNCISNAHNAGTIGNVRQRRVISQVSRSQSITGLAFQNDFTLLSCAAGDGLIKVWDLRKNYTVHKKEPLAKYTMNYTGHSARNGFSSLLICPARITLYASCMDNVIYAYNISSYNPKPMAEFYGHQNCTYYVKTCLSPDGRYIASGSSDELAYIWRTNKPGTPIVQLSGHTEEVTCIAWCNIGESKIVTCSDDSCHRIWRVGYEHKIENEEIQICGHAEAIVNKNPLENLKLETTPTVTRRWVASQECTPGSDTTPNATPGPSSSDTQIGDYHGLYTVSNSMKRNYSQIATGGSWTDGKFKSILSPIKENFEFVAKRAHLENRGARRLFSPGNDINPLSKSHKPDEPSTSSSGIEIKNNEIYFSPTSNLPNFVIDGTAPHLLQLSPEKYKENIDWLTRIRKEKFEQKTRKTVSEKLASPNSHITSTKRTGRSRSTEPQKVSKVSKSPVPSLLNFFKITGKDCETNVYCDSSKVVSSTKS; encoded by the exons AGAACCACCAGTTTTTGCTTGTCGATTTTGTACTACAGAAGGATACGAACAAATAATTGCTTTAGCAAATGAGGATGGAAAGATTGCTCTACAAGACATAAGCATTAAAAAAGGGTCAAATCAACCATTGGAAGGAACACAG gCACATtgtaatgcaatatttgaTGTTGCTTGGATGCCAGGAGAATTAAAATTGGTCACAGCTTCTGGTGATCATACTGCAAGATTATGGGATGTATCTGGATctgaaataaaacaaattgaTTATTTTCATGCTCATACAAGAAGTGTTAAGACTGCAGTGTTTCGTTATCAGGACAAag CTGTCTTTGCAACAGGAGCTAGAGATGGTTCTATCATGATATGGGATATTAGAGCCAATCATTATGAACGCCCCAAACCAGATAATTGTATTTCTAATGCACATAATGCTGGCACTATAGGTAATGTAAGACAGCGTAGGGTAATTAGTCAGGTATCTAGATCACAAAGTATTACTGGTTTGGCATTTCAAAATGATTTTACTTTACTTTCTTGTGCTGCTGGAGATGG TTTGATAAAGGTGTGGGATTTACGTAAAAATTACACTGTTCATAAAAAAGAGCCTTTGGCTAAATATACAATGAACTATACTGGACATAGTGCAAGAAATGGATTTTCATCACTATTAATATGTCCTGCTAGGATTACATTATATGCAAGTTGTATGGATAACGTTATATATGCATATAATATATCATCTTATAATCCTAAACCGA tgGCAGAATTTTATGGGCATCAAAACTGTACATATTATGTTAAAACGTGTTTAAGTCCTGATGGACGTTATATTGCTAGTGGTTCCAGTGATGAACTTGCATACATTTGGCGTACAAATAAACCAGGAACACCAATTGTGCAACTGTCTGGACATACTGAAGAAGTTACGTGCATTGCATGGTGTAACATTGGAGAAAGCAAA ATCGTAACATGTTCCGATGATTCGTGTCATAGAATTTGGAGAGTTGGTTATGaacataaaatagaaaatgaagagATTCAAATATGTGGTCATGCAGAAGCTATTGTTAACAAAAATcctttagaaaatttgaagTTAGAAACTACACCAACTGTTACTCGACGATGGGTTGCATCTCAAGAATGTACTCCTGGATCCGATACCACACCAA ATGCTACTCCTGGGCCTAGTTCATCAGATACTCAAATTGGCGATTATCACGGTTTATATACTGTTAGTAATtcgatgaaaagaaattattccCAAATAGCAACTGGTGGATCATGGACGGATGGGAAATTTAAATCCATTTTGTCACCTATAAAAGAGAATTTTGAATTTGTTGCCAAACGAGCTCATTTAGAAAATCGTGGCGCACGAAGGTTATTTAGTCCTGGTAATGATATTAATCCATTAAGTAAAAGCCATAAACCTGATGAACCAAGTACAAGTTCATCTGgtatagaaattaaaaataatgaaatttactTTTCGCCGACATCAAATCTTCCAAATTTTGTAATTGATGGTACAGCGCCGCATTTACTTCAACTTTCTCCAGAAaagtataaagaaaatatcgaCTGGTTAACACGAatacgaaaagaaaaatttgagcAGAAAACGAGAAAAACAGTGTCAGAAAAGTTAGCTAGCCCTAATTCTCATATTACATCAACTAAAAGAACTGGTAGATCACGATCAACAGAACCACAGAAAGTATCTAAAGTATCTAAAAGCCCAGTTCCTtctttgttaaatttttttaaaattaccGGAAAGGACTGTGAAACAAATGTATATTGCGATAGTAGTAAAGTAGTATCTTCTACaaaatcttga